Proteins found in one Halococcus agarilyticus genomic segment:
- the tmk gene encoding dTMP kinase, translating into MLVTLEGIDGSGKTTVWEALHDTVDATFTREPTDSWYGEAVARSIADPDADPLAELFLYTADHAAHLSNTVRPALDAGEVVISDRYSDSRYAYQGAALDGRVKRPMEYVRGVHQPWTRPPDATIYLDLAPERGAARSGATNKFEQADYLDRVRENYEQLVAYEPERFVRIDASQSPETVIEAAESAIERLLDGAIE; encoded by the coding sequence ATGCTCGTCACGCTCGAAGGCATCGACGGCAGCGGGAAGACCACCGTCTGGGAGGCGCTGCACGACACCGTCGACGCCACCTTCACCCGCGAGCCGACCGACTCGTGGTACGGCGAGGCGGTCGCGCGCTCGATCGCCGACCCCGACGCCGACCCGCTCGCCGAACTCTTCCTGTATACGGCCGACCACGCTGCCCACCTCTCCAACACCGTTCGCCCCGCGCTCGACGCCGGCGAGGTCGTGATCTCGGATCGGTATTCGGACTCGCGGTACGCCTACCAGGGCGCGGCGCTCGACGGTCGGGTGAAGCGCCCGATGGAGTACGTTCGCGGCGTCCACCAGCCCTGGACGCGCCCGCCCGACGCGACGATCTACCTCGATCTCGCTCCCGAGCGCGGCGCGGCGCGCAGCGGTGCGACGAACAAGTTCGAACAGGCGGACTACCTCGACAGGGTCCGAGAAAACTACGAGCAGCTCGTCGCGTACGAGCCCGAGCGGTTCGTGCGGATCGACGCGAGCCAGTCGCCCGAGACGGTGATCGAGGCGGCCGAGTCAGCGATCGAGCGCCTGCTCGACGGGGCCATCGAGTGA
- a CDS encoding complex I NDUFA9 subunit family protein: MDVLVTGGDGFVGRNLCDELAERGHDVTALSRDPDPSVFEADVDTAIGDVTAYDSMKEAFAGRDAVFNLVALSALYQPSGGEERHFEVHLGGTENAVRAAEEHGVERFVQMSALGADPQGPTAYIRAKGEAEGVVRDSALDWTIFRPSVVFGDGDEFASFTKMLTTPYVTGLPGADTVRFQPIWIGDFAPMLVDSIEDGGHVGETYEIGGPAVLTLGDVTKLVYRAEGKSVSVIHIPTSLAKVGGTLIGPIPLIPFGPNQARSLEIDNTVADNDATVFGRTPADLRSFADYLGVT, translated from the coding sequence ATGGACGTGCTCGTGACCGGCGGCGACGGCTTCGTTGGACGGAATCTCTGTGACGAACTGGCGGAACGCGGCCACGACGTGACGGCGCTCTCGCGCGATCCCGACCCATCGGTGTTCGAGGCGGACGTCGACACCGCGATCGGCGACGTGACCGCCTACGACTCGATGAAAGAGGCGTTCGCGGGCCGTGATGCGGTCTTCAATCTCGTCGCGCTTTCGGCGCTCTATCAGCCCTCGGGCGGCGAGGAACGTCACTTCGAGGTTCACCTCGGCGGCACCGAGAACGCGGTTCGGGCGGCCGAGGAACACGGTGTGGAACGGTTCGTCCAGATGAGCGCACTCGGAGCCGATCCCCAGGGGCCGACGGCGTACATCCGGGCGAAGGGCGAGGCCGAGGGAGTCGTCAGGGACTCCGCGCTCGACTGGACGATCTTCCGTCCCTCGGTGGTGTTCGGCGACGGCGACGAGTTCGCCTCGTTCACCAAGATGCTCACGACGCCGTACGTGACGGGGCTGCCTGGTGCCGACACGGTGCGATTTCAGCCCATCTGGATCGGCGACTTCGCCCCGATGCTCGTCGACAGCATCGAGGACGGCGGACACGTCGGCGAGACCTACGAGATCGGTGGCCCGGCCGTCCTGACGCTCGGGGACGTGACGAAACTGGTCTACCGCGCCGAGGGGAAGTCGGTGTCGGTGATCCACATCCCGACGTCGCTGGCGAAAGTCGGGGGGACGCTCATCGGTCCCATCCCGCTGATCCCCTTCGGCCCGAATCAGGCGCGCTCGCTCGAAATCGACAACACGGTCGCCGACAACGACGCCACCGTGTTCGGCCGCACCCCGGCCGACCTCCGATCGTTCGCCGACTACCTCGGCGTGACGTGA
- the cofC gene encoding 2-phospho-L-lactate guanylyltransferase codes for MRVVVPFAAEQPKTRLADVFAPAERRELARVMLDDVLRALRETGHAPEVLATTGIDVDVPTIVDERPLNAAVDAVLEGQEPPVAVVMADLPLATPDALARLFAPEADVVLAPSRGGGTNAFVTRHPDFRVDYHGASYRDHRERAREVGASVATVDSHRLATDVDERADLAEVLLHGTGATRRWLEESGVRLDTSGDGRATVRRDDPAARRGDGPKTR; via the coding sequence ATGCGTGTCGTCGTCCCGTTCGCGGCCGAGCAGCCGAAGACGCGGCTCGCGGACGTGTTCGCACCCGCCGAGCGCCGCGAGCTCGCCCGCGTCATGCTGGACGACGTCCTCCGTGCGCTCCGCGAGACCGGCCACGCACCCGAGGTGCTCGCGACGACCGGGATCGACGTCGATGTACCCACGATCGTCGACGAGCGCCCGCTGAACGCGGCGGTCGATGCGGTGCTGGAGGGCCAGGAGCCGCCGGTCGCGGTGGTGATGGCGGACCTCCCGCTCGCGACCCCCGACGCGCTCGCGCGGCTGTTCGCGCCGGAGGCCGACGTGGTGCTCGCGCCCAGCCGGGGTGGCGGAACGAACGCGTTCGTGACGCGCCACCCCGACTTTCGAGTCGATTACCACGGCGCGTCGTACCGGGATCACCGCGAGCGCGCCCGCGAGGTCGGTGCGAGCGTCGCGACGGTCGACTCCCACCGGCTCGCGACCGACGTCGACGAGCGTGCCGACCTCGCGGAGGTGTTGCTCCACGGGACCGGCGCGACGCGTCGGTGGCTCGAAGAGAGCGGGGTTCGACTCGACACGAGCGGGGACGGGCGGGCGACCGTGCGTCGGGACGATCCGGCCGCACGGCGGGGTGACGGACCCAAAACGAGGTGA
- the cofG gene encoding 7,8-didemethyl-8-hydroxy-5-deazariboflavin synthase subunit CofG — translation MQRPDDRGRDALDDFDITTGDVDRLCAVTPDDVAPAPHLSFARNVFLPLTTACRYTCTYCTYFDPPGEASLMDREDVRNVLETGADAGCTEALFTFGDKPDDRYEAIHDQLDAWGHDSIHEYLYEMCELALDVGLLPHSNPGDLEREEMAMLAEVNASMGVMLETTADVDAHAGPRKKTPEQRLDTIRAAGEVGIPFTTGILVGIGEDWEDRAESLLAIRELDERYGHIQEVLVQPVVENERWNSPTPDAETLRRAVAMARSALPEEVSIQVPPNLAPVREVLDCGVDDLGGVSPVTDDHINPDYAWPGLDELEAIAGEAGVPLGERLPVYERFVDDGGWIDERIEAALAADTVHGERFRSVLEHGENPAEV, via the coding sequence ATGCAACGGCCCGACGACCGCGGCCGTGACGCGCTCGACGATTTCGACATCACGACGGGTGACGTCGACCGGCTGTGCGCCGTCACCCCCGACGACGTCGCTCCCGCCCCCCACCTCTCGTTCGCGCGCAACGTCTTCCTCCCGCTGACGACGGCATGTCGGTACACCTGCACCTACTGCACGTACTTCGACCCGCCTGGCGAAGCCAGCCTGATGGATCGTGAAGACGTCCGGAACGTGCTCGAAACCGGAGCCGACGCCGGCTGCACCGAGGCGCTGTTCACCTTCGGCGACAAGCCCGACGACCGCTACGAAGCGATCCACGATCAGCTCGACGCGTGGGGTCACGACTCGATCCACGAGTACCTCTACGAGATGTGCGAACTCGCGCTCGACGTCGGGCTTCTCCCCCACAGCAACCCCGGCGACCTCGAACGGGAGGAGATGGCGATGCTCGCCGAGGTGAACGCCTCGATGGGCGTGATGCTCGAAACCACCGCCGATGTCGACGCCCACGCCGGCCCTCGAAAGAAGACCCCCGAGCAGCGTCTCGACACCATCCGTGCGGCCGGCGAGGTCGGGATCCCGTTCACCACCGGCATTCTGGTGGGAATCGGCGAGGACTGGGAGGATCGGGCCGAATCGCTGCTGGCGATCCGCGAACTCGACGAGCGCTACGGCCACATCCAGGAGGTGCTCGTCCAGCCCGTCGTCGAAAACGAGCGGTGGAACAGCCCGACGCCCGACGCGGAGACGCTCCGGCGTGCGGTCGCGATGGCTCGCTCCGCGCTCCCCGAGGAGGTCTCGATCCAGGTGCCGCCGAACCTCGCGCCCGTCCGCGAGGTGCTCGACTGCGGCGTCGACGACCTCGGCGGAGTGTCGCCCGTGACCGACGACCACATCAACCCCGACTACGCGTGGCCGGGCCTCGACGAACTCGAAGCCATCGCGGGAGAGGCCGGCGTCCCGCTCGGCGAGCGCCTGCCGGTGTACGAGCGGTTCGTCGACGACGGCGGCTGGATCGACGAGCGCATCGAGGCGGCGCTCGCCGCCGACACCGTCCACGGCGAGCGCTTCCGATCGGTGCTCGAACACGGCGAGAACCCCGCCGAAGTGTAG
- a CDS encoding MFS transporter codes for MADSVRVAVRERVSPRAILAWLGLVAFSVWFFDGSVTQTATSLTATGIFGLSELLTEVYDLREIVRTLGFGLMALLSGVALFVLGGTGTWWLPVVFAALGGWLALDAVQTLRHEGLFIDEGDEDPDGRDVYHDYVTRKVDRTLREQPLTRRELSDALDPDDAALDRAVAELDDRDLLVREGSELRVRSPPEPSTLARARGLATTAAARLARPLTIEFDDEPTADDGTDRYSPAPEPVDSRSHSDADREREREPTGRR; via the coding sequence ATGGCCGACTCCGTCCGTGTCGCGGTTCGAGAGCGGGTGAGTCCACGGGCGATACTGGCGTGGTTAGGACTCGTCGCGTTCTCAGTGTGGTTTTTCGACGGATCGGTGACACAGACTGCGACGAGTCTCACGGCGACGGGGATTTTCGGTCTTTCGGAGCTCCTGACGGAGGTGTACGATCTCCGGGAGATCGTCAGAACCCTCGGTTTCGGTCTCATGGCGCTGCTCTCCGGCGTTGCCCTGTTCGTGCTCGGTGGCACTGGTACGTGGTGGCTGCCGGTGGTTTTCGCGGCCCTCGGCGGGTGGCTCGCCCTCGACGCCGTCCAGACGCTGCGTCACGAGGGGCTCTTCATCGACGAGGGCGACGAGGACCCCGACGGCCGGGACGTCTACCACGACTACGTCACGAGGAAGGTCGACCGGACGCTCCGCGAGCAGCCCCTCACCCGTCGAGAGCTGTCCGACGCGCTCGACCCCGACGACGCGGCGCTCGATCGTGCGGTTGCGGAGCTCGACGACCGCGACCTGCTCGTTCGCGAGGGAAGCGAACTCCGGGTTCGATCACCGCCGGAGCCAAGCACGCTGGCGCGAGCGCGAGGCCTGGCCACGACCGCCGCCGCTCGACTCGCACGGCCGCTCACCATCGAGTTCGACGACGAACCGACGGCCGACGACGGGACCGATCGGTACAGCCCGGCACCGGAGCCAGTCGATTCGCGGTCGCACTCGGACGCCGATCGGGAGCGCGAACGCGAGCCGACAGGACGTCGGTAG